GAGCACGATTTGGAAGTGAGCAAAACCCAGTTGATAAAATCAAACAAGAATCTCGAGATGAAAGAGAGAGTCTATATCGTGGTTAGTGAGTCAGAAAAATACATTGCGCGTCTTCGATTCAATTCGCCTTTCGTCAACTGTAAAATTGCAGACGCAGTCGGAACTGGCGGTGCTGAATAGAAAAATGCAGCAGTGCGTCCAGAATTTAGAAAAGTCCGAGGAGCGACGTTTGTCGGCTCAAGCGAAGCTGACGCAGGCTACGGAAACTGCGGAAGATGCAAAgcggtaaaaatatttatatataacattttttaaattaatattattttgttatattttattaattattataggaaatactttctattatatgataaattatattgatatttattattacaaaagtaataatgttataaaaattaaatttgctaatCCTATTGTCGTTTTTATTGCAAGCACAATTTTAAATGCTGtaatcgtaaaataatacttattcAGCATCTGCAAAGTTCTGGAAAACAGAAGTAAGCAGGACGAAGAAAGGATGGACCAACTGATGGCGCAGTTGAAGGAAGCGAGACTCATCGCCGAGGACGCTGACACGAAATCGGATGAGATTTCTAGAAAATTGGCATTCGTCGAGGACGAACTTGAAGCGGCAGAAGAAAGGGTTAAATCGAGCGAGGCGTACGTATCACAGGCGATTCTCTAAATATAGAACTTGCATTCTTGTCGGCTGAATCCTTTCTCGTCTATTTtcagtttattaaaatgacaatgtttcctatttttatagatattttaccattgcaagaaaacttttcatatatgcatgtaaacattttttaattattatttttgtgtttgtCAAACACGCTAaaactgtttaaaataaattagcaaGCTGACGCACAATGATGTTTTAGAAAAATCCTCGAACGAGAAGATGAGCTATTCATCGTCGGCAATATACTGAAGTCTCTTGAGGTGTctgaagaaaaagtaaaaattctcttatattaattattctgttttcttttgcattccaaaaaataagaaaattaaaagagattgTTTATTGCAGGCTAATCAAAGGGTGGAAGAGTTTAAAGCGCAATTGAAGGAATTAAAAATCAGACTAAAAGTTGCTGAGAAACGTGCTATAACCGCCGAAAAAACAGTCAAGATATTCACGAAAGAAATGGACAAGAGAGAAGGTGATATTATATGCGCTTTTATagattctaaatttttatacatttgtcaaaacaatattcattgttattgataaattatttttcatattttagattatcttttgaaagaaaaggaaaaatacaaatttatctgcGACGATTTGGACTCCACGTTTTCGGAGCTCACGGGTTACTGAAAGAATTCTCGTATAAAACGTTCAATGGATTATCTGTCATCAAGATTTgcattgcataaatataaatgtaatcgCAAATTCTCACCTTTATTGAATTGTCTCATGAGGTTCGCAGAAAATTCACCCCGTGTACTTTACAcgatatcaatttatttaatcgattCTACGATCGACACAATGCATCGAAATGTCGTACCACAGATTTAATacagtttaaatttaatcgcaCAATTTTAATCGTACAACCTCCGATCGCAGAACGGAGAAAAAATTCGCGtgcttttctttatttcacgGAGCTCTCGCGATGACTCTTGCGCGATCTCGCGATTGGACCGCACGTGCGCCGCACTCGCgccttttcctttctttttttttctttctacaaCGACGTTAATCGCGGTTACAATAACAATCGTCCATTTGATTTGTTCACTCGTCCCTATCCGCATCAATGCAGCAATTAAAGTGCATTCTCCGAGTTGCACGGATTATTGCATAAGGTAACGAGAGATGCACCGAGTTATGTCACTGCACCATCCTTCGAGGACCGCAAAATTCGCACAAGTCGCGCTACAACGTAAATCCGATAATCCGACAAAAATATCACACCGAGATCTTAACTTATCgaatccaaaaaaaaaaaaaaaaaaaaaaaaaaatggaaaaactGTGGAATTCAGATGATCTTTGTGAAAAATTGCGTAGTGGAAAATTCGTTGATCGGTTACTCGTGattattgagaatttttttcattcgcTTCTTATACAATTATGAACAACGAAGAGAACTGGTCCCTGAAAGGTTACGATATTGAGATTGACAGAACTCGGTCGGCCCATGATGCAagagaaatgtacaaaaatcgTGTCGACGAAAATGTCCAGCGATCACCGCGCCACGAATCGCGCTTCGTCCTCCCCGAAGACCGCCTTATCGGATTAATCGAACACTACGAGTTTGATTGACGTGCTTCCCTTATATACATTAAACATACGCGTCGTACATGCTGCATGCACGCTCGTCTTGATGCCCGTGTACtccaaatatatgtatttatatacgaATATCTACGGCCTCGTCTTCGTAGTGTCGCGCACAGCTTTCCTTTAGCTCTTATCGGCATTGTTTCACGGTAAACGCGAAACTTTAAAACGTCGCTTACAATATTACGGCAAGATTAGAATTTCACAAGCCTTCCTGgacttctcttttttttcaaaattatcgtCGACGTatagaaagagacagagacaTGCAATGAATTCGGCGCAGTCTCCTTAGTGTTCAAATAAACTAGGAAGTGGAAGTAGACACGTCATCACAGATCCGAATATAAAACACCGTATAGTATACTTAACTATTTAGAGTGACGCTTGTCGGCAGGAGAAACGGGGTCGAACGGTTACGCCGAATACGTCACTTCGATCTCGgtaaaagttacaaaaatgtcttcttcttttttttttattttgttccgGAGAGTAAAGCGATTAAACTTTACATGGTAAATAGTCTGCGAAAATGGCAGTGTTGTGGAAGTATTGGAAGATCACGGCGTGTTAGGACACGcgcgtttaattaattctaacgGCGATTTCGTATTACTTTCGATTTCAGTCTGAGAAGGAGTTTCGCTGGTACGACTTGTcgcgtaataataaaatttggtCGCCTCGGATTACGAAGTCTCAAAGTGCGCGACATTAGAAGAGAGATTTATcagagaaaaggagagagaatATTCACTCGCGGTTCTCCTTCGAGCGCCTCGGCTGAAATTTACACAGCGGAAAACGAGATCGCCACGATCAGTCTCGCGCTCGATTTCTCCGATCGTATCGCGCTCCGCGCACAGGAAAACGTTCTACATAGAAGTCTTAGGATTAATAACGGACTTAAAGTAATCAACGGTGCTATTCGTacgtatatataaactttacaaCGCAACAGAGCCCAACAATCCGCATTTGGTGTCCGTGTTTTCTCCTTTACAATCCTTTACGTTATTTTATCCCGATCCTAATAACATGCGTACATCGAACATAGACGAGTAATTTTCAAGGTGGCGAGAGCTGCTTCGTATATTTTCAGggaataaattatgttaatgagataactaataattttcgagaCTATCTCaagtgtattttaataaaaattaaaagttgtgATCTTAGTGGTAAGCTAGAATGCATAAATagcattgaaataaatattatgaaaatgacACGATAAAATTCGTGTGAATAGAAGGCGGTATTTTTCGGAAGGCGGAAGCAGATGCAGCCTGCCACCTCTTTTGTTCATGATACGCGAAGGACTCTCCCGTGCTCTGTTCGTACGATTAAGTCTTTGGTCTCGAATGGATCGCCCGCCGACGAACGACTCGCAGCGGTCTGAGCAAATTGTCGTTTTGGCACGCATTCGCATATGCGATTCGACGATCATCCACACATTCGGACTCACTCACGCACACTACGCACTCCACGCACGTGTATTATCTTGCGTCATATCGGAGGCAAGGAAGAGGAGACGcacgtatttttaaatactttcgACTAGCTCTCTCGGCTCGATCAACAAAGAAATACGTTCACAGAAGAACAGTTCCACGTCTTGCGTTTTCTCACGTTATAAAAAGCTGATATctgtaagaaaaatgtaaaaaaaaattccttattataaattatgttacgTCGAACGagttatgataataatttcatcaaAAAATACTAAGAATTCTAGATTCTTTtggaaacaaatttctttttatttttaactcgATGTACTCGGTCTGTTCTTCTGTACTCGCTCATCGTTGCCTCAAGCCCTCCCGCGATTTTACCTATGCACGCCTCTCCCTATCGATCATCGTTAACGAGTAGAATGTAATTTATCTATCATCGACAGAGACGTGTATGTGCCCGTGGCAGTCGAGCGGCTGTACGAGTGGCCACGAGGAAATCCTCGACGAGACACGAAGGAAAGAGATTTATCAATTTACCTAATCTTTGGCCCACGGGGGTTGAGAGAGGGAACgaaaggggggggggtggCTACCGTGGGGAAGTAATACCGCGCCGGGAGGGACAGATTAGACGGCGATGGAGTAATCCGAGGAGGGATTATTTTGAGTGCTCGGCCGCGACCACAGAGAGCTCCTCAGACCCAGTTTCAGCTTCTTCAGTGAGTCAATGTCGCACTCGGCCTCGCTGAGCTCCGGTCGGTCCCCGTTTCCCGGCGTGGGCACAACCGCCCCCTGATTGCCGACGAATGCGGTCTCCGCGACCGAGATCGGCGGCAGTAGCGTTCGTAGAGAGCTCCTGCTGGGAACATGCCATCTTACGAGACAGCCAAGAGAAACGAGACTTACTGCTGGATGTTGCGAATAAGCGTTTTGCGATGAGGAATAATCGAGCAATTAGGTGCCACAAGGTATttcatgaatttaatttaataataaatcgttattgtattaataattttagcaGATAACTTGTCACTTCTGATatcgaaattaaataaagaaaatgtaaacttGACAAATATGGCACAGAACTActcaatttgtattttatttttgtatgctTTGACGCAGtatgaaattttcaagaaaactgCAAATTGAAGAATTATGGCACCTAGTGATAATGATTTGTATCTGCTATTTGTATCATTACCTTGATCGCCCCCTTCGTGGCAGTGACTTCTGTTCGGACATGGGAGAAATGTCCGAAGATGTGCTCGACGTACCGTGATAGATAAAGTCCGAAACCGCGCGAACTAAAACaagaatttgttgaaaaacgagttaaagattttaataaaatttgaaacatacTATGTTTCAATTTGCCAGCGTCCAGTTGATTCGACGATTCCGTGCGCGAGCTTATCAGTTGATCCGGGTCAGACTCGCTCTCGTCGCTCTCGACATCGCCCGGGGTTTGCTGCTTTCTCTGCTGTCGCCTTCTCGATGAAACACTCTTCATGCTCTGCACAAATTGAATTATTGTGCCAACCGTGATGGGATTtataacacaattattttgatttttattttaaattacattgaattttttattcttatttttaatcagcaaatatttatataaaataattatattgacatgctatattattcaaaatttgtaatgttttaaaatggaTCAAAATAATTGATGATGATGATTTTAGGAAAtggaaaatgtgaaatttaccGTCGCCGCTGGTGGAGGGCTTGCGCATCCTTCGGTCATGGCGTGTTCGTGATACATGAAGCTGTGAAGAAGAGTGTTGTTCGGGTGAAGACCGGCCGCCGTGGCCTCCGCCGCGCCTCCCAGTCCTCCCAATGCGCCCAACCCTGCCAGGCTTCCCCCGCCACCCTCCGAAAGCTGGAACGTAGCGTACGGCGAAATGTCCTCCGCTGTCTCTGTAACCCACCAGAGGCATTGCCTACCTTTCAAATCGCGTCGGGCTAACTGTTTCAGTCGTCCATCTATTTCGAGCAAAATCGCAAACATAGGTAtacaaaaatttgcttttattttcaacttaataatcatttttttaagggagaaatcatttttaaaaaaattggttcaaaaataataataattcgcttaattctttacatatttttttaaaaacacttTCTCTTACAGCTTCAAAGAATTTGGTTTTACTGTTGAGCGGCCGGCTCTTACCTGCGCAACAGTAATTATAATACCAAACCTGGCGATTGTCCGTATCATAACAAAGGTTCACCTGGAATCTTGTCAGGTCCTGCACCTGTATTTGCAGCTTGTTGCAGGGCCACTTTGTGTATCGTGGCGTAGTAACGCTCCCGCTGCGTCTCAGCATTCTGTTGATTTTCTTGCGACTCCTTCATTGGTCGTTGCACTTGGCCTCCTAAATACCCTGGCAAATGCATCTCTTCGTTAATTcttctgattttatttttttcatatattaaaaaaaaatatttaaaaatatatttacacagTACTgctaacaaaattgttttaaattgaataaaagatataaggttgaaaaatatctttacgttataaaaatatgttttatgagaaaacattgagatataataattgcataaaatggACTCACTGTTTCTCCAGCGTATAGCGACGATTACCGCTGCGGCGACTAACGCGGCAGTCGCAATGATCAACGGCAGCATCACCTTGATGTCCGAGTAAAACGGCATGGTCGACGTCATCCCGCGCTTCGATAGTCCTGGGGGCGGTGTTTCTGTAAGGTTACAGAAACACAGCGCTTTTGGATATAAGTGTCTATGTAGCAGTTTTATTGGATGGCGCGGACGCATCTTCAATCATTCGAGATTTTCCAATAAAACTTGTATTATTCTTATACTAGTGTTTTCCTTATACAATGAATCATTTCGATCTCATCTTCAAACTTACCACCCTCCTTCGTCAATGTCACAAATGTGAACTCCGCTTGATTGCTACCGGCCACGTTATGAGCCTCGACCTTGAGCTGATAGACCGAGCTGGGTGTTAAGTTCGTCACGACGAATCGTCGTTGCATTTTCACATTGTTCGACACCAAAGTCCAGTGGAATTCATTTATCGGCCTGTACTgaatgacaaaatatttgatgGGGCACCCGTTATCAGGCCAGACGTGTAATCGAAGCACCAGAGTGGTGGAATTCGGGCTGAGGAAGGCAGCTGATGGTGGAATCCCCGGAGCTTGACCCTGAGTTCGAACCGACAGCACCGGGGACGATGGACTGCTGCCGATTTTGTTGTGCGATGTTAAATACAATTGATATGTGTTGCCGCATAGGAGTCCCTgttaagaaattacaattattacttattgttCGCAATAAATCTAGACgagtaaaaattgttaaagcaTCTTTAAAgattacacttttattttttaataaaatggcaattcatttattaaaatacgtcTATTTCTAAAGTCgtgctttaattttaattgtttgtcgagattttattatcatatttgttatgttataattatctGCTTAGAGACATTAATGttttttcaagagaaattattattgcaaattaatctGAGATATGTCTACCTTCAGTTCGTGACTGGTAGCGTGCCGAGATAACTGTAACTCATCGAGAGTACCGTGACTAGTTCGATAATACAACGTGTAGCCCGTCAACGGTGCACCGCCGTTGTGCTCGGATTTCCAATGCAATAACACACTGCTTGACGTAGAGCTGGTTACGTACAATACGGGAGCACTGGGCGGAACTGCAACAGTCGATGTTATTCTAGACTGCATCAATATTCCGCTAGTCGCGAAAATTGAATCTACGTAGTGAATTGATTTTGCGATTAGCTGTTATTAAAATCTGTTTAGCAGAATATCAGCATCGTAATTATGTATCAATAATTACATCACAATAATATCGCAAGTAAATTAGTGCATAATTGTTTTACTATCGTAATATGTACGTACagtattttcttgtaaaatttctgaataaaatttgtctttCATTAAAATGGGATGCctcgcaaataaaaaaaagagaacaaagCATTCTTCGCAAAAGATTACCTTGCACCGTGAGAGTGTAATGCAGTTTGTCGCTGCCTTGAGAATTTTCCACCTGGCAGGTGTAATTTCCGCTATCTTGCGATTGCAGATTCGATAACACCAGTTCGCCGGTCGTCAAGATCTGCACGTTTCTCGCGGAATCGGTGCGTATCTGCTCCGTATTACCCTTGTACCACTCTCTCGTCGGATCGCCGACCGCATTGCAGGCCAAAGTGGCCGAGCCCCGCCACGGACGCACAACATGCCCGCCGAAGGATGTGATCCTGGCTGGCACTCGATTTGTCGGCACCTGCGCCGCCACCCTCGAACTCTGACCCTCGCCTACGCGAGTACTCCCGGTCACCCAGAATTGGTATTCAACGTGCTGTTGCAAGTCGGTCGCTTCGAAATACGTGCTTGTTGCTGGCAACGTCTTTTTGCCGTGATTAAGTTCCTCCCGTCCGTCCACGACtctgcaaaattttgttttttttttttttttatctttacaaaaatttgataagaatttatttccatGGAGATATTAAATTGCGAGAGTGGCATTTTGGTCGAGTAGATACGAGGCAGACGAGATAatacaaatttgatttttattaccttgtataaagattatattttgtgATAACTCCGTTCGGTTCGAGTGGCGGCAGCCACGAGATGAAAAGAGCTTGCGGCGAGCTCACGACGACTTTGATATCAGCCGGGCTGCCTGgcactaaaaataaaaaaagaatgcttTGTTAAAGTTCTATCAAAAAAGATTAACTTCTGAGTTATCTAATAGTAAATCACCATCTTCCTCCGTCTGACAGTAAATCGTTGCGGACGGTACACCATCGCCAACTCTAGTATAAGCCAAAACTTGGATGGTGTAATTAGTGTACCGTCTGAGCCCAGTCAGAACTGTCGTTAGAGCGCTTGTTTTACGCACCTATAATtgcggaaataattaattacaattataagaGCACACGAAAACAACGATCGATTTGGGAGAATAATCACCTCCATCTCATCCACCACTCGCCACGCATCCGCCAAAATCGGTTCGTAATTCAATTTGTAGCCTTGAATAATGCCGTTGCTGTGCGTGTTAGACGGAGGTTGCCAGGACACTTGCAAGGACTGAGAAGTGAGCGCAGCGCACCTCACATCGTCCGGTGGCATACTCGGAACTACAAACAGTCGTTTTTGGACAAttgttgcatttaaaaaatttatcttagaaacaataaaagggaaagatttaaaagaaacaattaaaaattcaagacATTCAGTAATCACCGTCTTCCAAGGTTTGCGTAAGCAATGGCTCGCACAGTGGTCCTGGCCCGACCTGATTATAAGCTTGAACGACGAGGGTGTACCTAGTGTAGGGCCTGAGACCTGTCAGCCGAAGTTCCCCGCCGCCTTCTTCTCCGTCGCCCGACACAGAGCTGTAGTTGTACGACGGGTTGTTCGAGCTGAAATAATTGCAGCCTGATTACGATGCTCATTCTTCTtattctttgtttttattttattttttcagatgCATTggattaatcttattaaaagttatatttaattgcatttagaTTAGTCGCTTTTTAATAgcattacacattttatacaattaatctTCTTCACGTCGATGTCGTATTACCTCGTTTCTCTGTAACCGACGTTGAAGCCCTGTATGTCACCGTGACGAAGTTCCGGCAACGGCGGCGACCAAGTGACGAGAATCTCGGACGAGGAGAGAGCTCTAGCCGCGAGATTCATCGGTGGACCGGCTGGCCTCTGCGGTTCGGTCTTGACAACGAGTTCCGGTGAAGGGACAGATCGACCGGCCGGGCCTTCCGCTATTACGCGTATAGTATACCGCGTGGCAGGTTTTAAATCGTCAATCAATGCCGCATACGGCAAGGGCGGCCCAGTGAACTCTTGCTGTTGCCATATCCCGCCTAGCAGTTTCGATTTCAAGACGTGGagattttatttagatatattttacattgcagAAAACGATTTTTTATGGAAAGATAAAGTAAAGTTTTAAGAAATTCATcggaagaatttgaaaaagaagtataagaatataaaatatatttttcaacgttaggattattttgttacacagataacgttattattatgtggataaaaaaattgtgctctcaacaaaatggaaattaatCAGCAGTGCCTTCTCTTTAAGACGAGTTTCACATTACATCCATTTAACGTAGTTAATTGACTTTACCTTCGCCCTCTTTGTACTGAAGAATATATTTGGTGACCTCACTGGTGTCCTGTGACTTATGCTGCCACTTAACGTTAATACTACGACTCGCCACCATGGCAGTTTCTAGAGCACTTGGCGGTTGTGGCGGTTCTAAAACGTGTGGAATTCGATATTAATGCACTTCGCATgtcgatatataatatatatacatatatatatatatatatatatatacatgcataCGTGCATATAGCGCAAGAGTATCGCATTCGGAATTCAATTATTCTATATCGAGGGCGAATTGACCTATAAATCCTCTGTACCGTACCTTGCACGAGGAGTTGCACCAACTGCTGATCGCGGCCGTAAAGATTGTTCGCCTGACAAAAGTACGCACCGCTGTCGGCGGCTTCCGCCGACGAGATTTGCAATTGCGCGATGACACCGTCCGGCGTTACTTCTTGCTTCACTGCGACGCTTCATAGTGGATTCGTAAAGGTTCATTAAAAGCTTTGTGAAGAGCACaactatgaaatattcatGTGCCATCGCACCGCTAGCGGTATgctaatattttagataaaaactCCCTTTGAACAACTCGTTTCGATATTCTCTCCTTAATAAACGGATAAACGGATTATATTTGTTGGAAACGTAAAACTGTCCCCCTTCATCTAGTATAAGtgatacatttattatcaCGCTTTTACCAATACAATGTTATCCGCAAAACACTCGGCTCTGTATTATGTATTGTCTcggtttaaaaataaagcaagTATCGCTCTTTCCACTGCGATCTCACACTCGCAAATGTGGACtggaaattttttctcgtccatttaaaaattctatcaatATTGACCCTCTAGATATGATGCTTTCGTATCATCCATAAGCGAGTGTACTTTATATGCCTGCGTAGATTATCAGTTCGAAATGCATTAGTAATACCCTAATCGTTGTATCTCGCTTGCTAAAATTCGTTCGACTGATTTATTGGGAATAATATACCGCTCGCAACAAATACGGTACACTGAACGACATGATAATTTAACGAGATTTGCAGCGTGACAGAGATTTTGCGCTGtgcgttttaattaattcattcattTCACTCGCGCGTATCGATTATCGCGTCCGCCGCTGAACCCTGTTCGATGATTCTATGTACGGTTAATCTCGACTTACCGATAATTCGTCGAGGGATTCAGCTCGCTTTTGCCGCCTTTCAGCCAGGTAACGGTAACCGGCTTATCGCCGTGTACCTCGCAGTGTAACGTCGCCGTATC
Above is a genomic segment from Linepithema humile isolate Giens D197 chromosome 6, Lhum_UNIL_v1.0, whole genome shotgun sequence containing:
- the Dscam2 gene encoding cell adhesion molecule Dscam2 isoform X3 translates to MLARCLIFAGAAAVVTSTGGHSFDAHLRGPSFMLEPPSRIEFSNSSGAWLDCTASGSPPPNIDWSTADGHTVNDVSGVRRVLRNGTLVLLPFPAAAYRQDVHSAAYRCVASNSVGKVLSRDVQVRAVVAQAYKVDVEVTGGASRGCTAILRCIIPSYVKDLVRVVSWLHEPSSYIYPSLQGDGKFHLLPTGELLVHSLEFSDQLSGYRCRTMHRLTRQVVVSSMANIRIADHRGVMPPVILENSGVVHVAQDESTSLVCVAQACPSPEYRWYAQTGAEPMLVLSGPRTRLLGSVLSIEAVTLEDSGVYRCSASNPGGEASAEIRLIVTAPLHVEVTPPLLSVHLGGNAEFRCEVGTHPQAGPHFITWYKDGRQLPGTGRQSELLRLNGIGREDRGMYQCIVRRSEGDTAQASAELQLGDAPPVLLYSFIEQTLQPGPAVSLKCSAAGNPTPQVSWALDGFPLPTNGRFVIGQYVTVHGDVISHVNISHVMVEDGGEYSCTAENRAGKVTHAARLNVYGLPYIRLIPKVTAVAGETLRLKCPVAGYPIEEIKWERANRELPDDLRQKVLPDGTLQISSVQKKGDAGVYTCWARNKQGHSARRSGDVAVIVPPIIEPFTFQEGLSEGMRTRTVCGVAAGDPPLTISWLKDGQNPFPLPPNLASVANVSQLDSYSSLLSITNLAAEHSGDYTCVAANPAAEVRYTAKLQVKVPPRWIVEPTDVSVERNRHVALHCQAQGVPTPSIVWKKATGSKAGDYEELRERTYTKILSNGTLLLQHVKEDREGFYLCHASNGIGSGLGKVVQLKVNSSPYFAAPSRLVTVKKGDTATLHCEVHGDKPVTVTWLKGGKSELNPSTNYRVAVKQEVTPDGVIAQLQISSAEAADSGAYFCQANNLYGRDQQLVQLLVQEPPQPPSALETAMVASRSINVKWQHKSQDTSEVTKYILQYKEGEGGIWQQQEFTGPPLPYAALIDDLKPATRYTIRVIAEGPAGRSVPSPELVVKTEPQRPAGPPMNLAARALSSSEILVTWSPPLPELRHGDIQGFNVGYRETSSNNPSYNYSSVSGDGEEGGGELRLTGLRPYTRYTLVVQAYNQVGPGPLCEPLLTQTLEDVPSMPPDDVRCAALTSQSLQVSWQPPSNTHSNGIIQGYKLNYEPILADAWRVVDEMEVRKTSALTTVLTGLRRYTNYTIQVLAYTRVGDGVPSATIYCQTEEDVPGSPADIKVVVSSPQALFISWLPPLEPNGVITKYNLYTRVVDGREELNHGKKTLPATSTYFEATDLQQHVEYQFWVTGSTRVGEGQSSRVAAQVPTNRVPARITSFGGHVVRPWRGSATLACNAVGDPTREWYKGNTEQIRTDSARNVQILTTGELVLSNLQSQDSGNYTCQVENSQGSDKLHYTLTVQVPPSAPVLYVTSSTSSSVLLHWKSEHNGGAPLTGYTLYYRTSHGTLDELQLSRHATSHELKGLLCGNTYQLYLTSHNKIGSSPSSPVLSVRTQGQAPGIPPSAAFLSPNSTTLVLRLHVWPDNGCPIKYFVIQYRPINEFHWTLVSNNVKMQRRFVVTNLTPSSVYQLKVEAHNVAGSNQAEFTFVTLTKEGGLSKRGMTSTMPFYSDIKVMLPLIIATAALVAAAVIVAIRWRNRYLGGQVQRPMKESQENQQNAETQRERYYATIHKVALQQAANTGAGPDKIPDGRLKQLARRDLKGRQCLWWVTETAEDISPYATFQLSEGGGGSLAGLGALGGLGGAAEATAAGLHPNNTLLHSFMYHEHAMTEGCASPPPAATSMKSVSSRRRQQRKQQTPGDVESDESESDPDQLISSRTESSNQLDAGKLKHIRAVSDFIYHGTSSTSSDISPMSEQKSLPRRGRSRWHVPSRSSLRTLLPPISVAETAFVGNQGAVVPTPGNGDRPELSEAECDIDSLKKLKLGLRSSLWSRPSTQNNPSSDYSIAV
- the Dscam2 gene encoding cell adhesion molecule Dscam2 isoform X6 → MLARCLIFAGAAAVVTSTGGHSFDAHLRGPSFMLEPPSRIEFSNSSGAWLDCTASGSPPPNIDWSTADGHTVNDVSGVRRVLRNGTLVLLPFPAAAYRQDVHSAAYRCVASNSVGKVLSRDVQVRAVVAQAYKVDVEVTGGASRGCTAILRCIIPSYVKDLVRVVSWLHEPSSYIYPSLQGDGKFHLLPTGELLVHSLEFSDQLSGYRCRTMHRLTRQVVVSSMANIRIADHRGVMPPVILENSGVVHVAQDESTSLVCVAQACPSPEYRWYAQTGAEPMLVLSGPRTRLLGSVLSIEAVTLEDSGVYRCSASNPGGEASAEIRLIVTAPLHVEVTPPLLSVHLGGNAEFRCEVGTHPQAGPHFITWYKDGRQLPGTGRQSELLRLNGIGREDRGMYQCIVRRSEGDTAQASAELQLGDAPPVLLYSFIEQTLQPGPAVSLKCSAAGNPTPQVSWALDGFPLPTNGRFVIGQYVTVHGDVISHVNISHVMVEDGGEYSCTAENRAGKVTHAARLNVYGLPYIRLIPKVTAVAGETLRLKCPVAGYPIEEIKWERANRELPDDLRQKVLPDGTLQISSVQKKGDAGVYTCWARNKQGHSARRSGDVAVIVPPIIEPFTFQEGLSEGMRTRTVCGVAAGDPPLTISWLKDGQNPFPLPPNLASVANVSQLDSYSSLLSITNLAAEHSGDYTCVAANPAAEVRYTAKLQVKVPPRWIVEPTDVSVERNRHVALHCQAQGVPTPSIVWKKATGSKAGDYEELRERTYTKILSNGTLLLQHVKEDREGFYLCHASNGIGSGLGKVVQLKVNSSPYFAAPSRLVTVKKGDTATLHCEVHGDKPVTVTWLKGGKSELNPSTNYRVAVKQEVTPDGVIAQLQISSAEAADSGAYFCQANNLYGRDQQLVQLLVQEPPQPPSALETAMVASRSINVKWQHKSQDTSEVTKYILQYKEGEGGIWQQQEFTGPPLPYAALIDDLKPATRYTIRVIAEGPAGRSVPSPELVVKTEPQRPAGPPMNLAARALSSSEILVTWSPPLPELRHGDIQGFNVGYRETSSNNPSYNYSSVSGDGEEGGGELRLTGLRPYTRYTLVVQAYNQVGPGPLCEPLLTQTLEDVPSMPPDDVRCAALTSQSLQVSWQPPSNTHSNGIIQGYKLNYEPILADAWRVVDEMEVRKTSALTTVLTGLRRYTNYTIQVLAYTRVGDGVPSATIYCQTEEDVPGSPADIKVVVSSPQALFISWLPPLEPNGVITKYNLYTRVVDGREELNHGKKTLPATSTYFEATDLQQHVEYQFWVTGSTRVGEGQSSRVAAQVPTNRVPARITSFGGHVVRPWRGSATLACNAVGDPTREWYKGNTEQIRTDSARNVQILTTGELVLSNLQSQDSGNYTCQVENSQGSDKLHYTLTVQVPPSAPVLYVTSSTSSSVLLHWKSEHNGGAPLTGYTLYYRTSHGTLDELQLSRHATSHELKGLLCGNTYQLYLTSHNKIGSSPSSPVLSVRTQGQAPGIPPSAAFLSPNSTTLVLRLHVWPDNGCPIKYFVIQYRPINEFHWTLVSNNVKMQRRFVVTNLTPSSVYQLKVEAHNVAGSNQAEFTFVTLTKEGETPPPGLSKRGMTSTMPFYSDIKVMLPLIIATAALVAAAVIVAIRWRNRYLGGQVQRPMKESQENQQNAETQRERYYATIHKVALQQAANTETAEDISPYATFQLSEGGGGSLAGLGALGGLGGAAEATAAGLHPNNTLLHSFMYHEHAMTEGCASPPPAATSMKSVSSRRRQQRKQQTPGDVESDESESDPDQLISSRTESSNQLDAGKLKHIRAVSDFIYHGTSSTSSDISPMSEQKSLPRRGRSRWHVPSRSSLRTLLPPISVAETAFVGNQGAVVPTPGNGDRPELSEAECDIDSLKKLKLGLRSSLWSRPSTQNNPSSDYSIAV